A region of Streptomyces sp. NBC_01750 DNA encodes the following proteins:
- the ltrA gene encoding group II intron reverse transcriptase/maturase has protein sequence MDVLRRAWVGVCANRGAPGVDGVTVDAVAVSGVDAFLQDLAERLRTYTYRPSVLRRVRIPKPGRPGEFRPLSIPTVADRVVMTAAKLVLEPVFEAQFTEASYGFRPKRSAIGACETVRVAANQRREWVFEADIRDCFGTIDHDALMAQVARHVVDRPFLKVIRAWLRMGVLEGGVTSPTGAGTPQGSPISPLLANIALHVLDEAWQVEGRRLGVLVRYCDDFVVLSPTEHRAQQARELAARVLGRLGMRLHPEKTGIVCLTRGGQGFDFLGFHHRKAESWKWRGRFYLRRWPSVRAMRVLREKVRTATAISKTERPVSAVVADLNPVLRGWAAYFRNGNSGRKFNVIDGYIHERLAIFTSRKHGRAGRNWATRYTYGWITRLGVYRLTGNVRWATAHASR, from the coding sequence ATGGACGTTCTTCGGCGGGCGTGGGTCGGTGTGTGTGCGAACCGAGGAGCCCCGGGCGTTGATGGCGTGACCGTCGACGCAGTGGCGGTCTCGGGGGTGGATGCGTTCCTCCAGGACCTGGCCGAGCGCCTGCGGACGTATACGTATCGTCCGTCGGTGCTGCGGCGGGTCCGGATTCCCAAGCCGGGGCGGCCGGGGGAGTTTCGGCCCCTGTCGATTCCCACCGTGGCGGACCGGGTGGTGATGACGGCCGCGAAACTGGTTCTGGAACCGGTCTTCGAGGCCCAGTTCACCGAGGCGAGCTACGGATTCCGGCCCAAGCGGTCCGCGATCGGCGCGTGCGAAACAGTGCGCGTCGCGGCGAACCAACGGCGGGAGTGGGTTTTCGAGGCCGATATCCGGGACTGCTTCGGGACGATCGACCACGACGCGTTGATGGCCCAGGTGGCCCGACATGTGGTGGACCGGCCGTTCCTGAAGGTGATCCGGGCCTGGCTGAGGATGGGAGTTCTGGAGGGCGGGGTGACCTCCCCGACCGGGGCGGGAACTCCGCAGGGCTCACCGATTTCCCCACTGCTGGCAAATATCGCCCTGCATGTCCTCGATGAGGCGTGGCAGGTCGAGGGCCGTCGGCTGGGAGTGCTGGTGAGGTACTGCGACGACTTCGTGGTTCTGTCGCCGACCGAGCATCGGGCCCAGCAGGCCCGGGAATTGGCGGCGAGAGTGCTCGGACGGCTCGGGATGCGCCTGCATCCGGAGAAGACCGGCATTGTCTGTCTCACGCGGGGCGGACAGGGCTTCGATTTCCTCGGATTCCACCACCGGAAAGCGGAATCGTGGAAGTGGCGGGGCAGGTTCTACCTGCGTCGCTGGCCCTCGGTCAGAGCGATGCGAGTGCTGCGGGAGAAAGTCCGCACGGCTACCGCGATCTCGAAGACCGAGCGGCCGGTGTCCGCCGTGGTCGCCGATCTGAACCCGGTCCTGCGGGGCTGGGCGGCGTACTTCCGTAACGGGAACTCCGGACGGAAGTTCAACGTGATCGACGGCTACATCCACGAACGGCTGGCGATCTTCACCAGCCGGAAACACGGCCGAGCGGGTCGGAACTGGGCCACCCGTTACACCTACGGATGGATCACCCGGCTCGGGGTCTACCGCCTCACCGGAAACGTACGCTGGGCGACGGCGCATGCCAGTCGGTGA
- a CDS encoding recombinase family protein, with the protein MKPVRVLIALRISNETDASTSLERQLQDCMAYVAERQHLGWQVVGVARDAHISATKSHPFERPELGEWLNNRAPEFDLLLFWKMDRFVRKVVDMQDMIKWATAHGGKSLVSAKEPVLDMVGPLRHVIIDLFAAIAETEAQNISMRVKSFQSYAKSKNVWAKGNPPYGYESFRDTDGAMRLRVRENQKDVIREIYKRVVEDGEPYSTICDDFNARGVPSPGAERMSNRRKNNGDSPPVWRSRTLTSILRSETILGWKCEEVKVPGKKYGASQPILNSEGKIRMADPVLTDDEWAKLQDEMNRRPGVARRSTKNTTAYRGVVLCGGCGRNLYLFNPERQQGKPVYRCNKSANRDSCGKGYAFRAEKVREIVGKMVLGVIGDFPMHERHYVKGSNNTQRLHEIEQYVTELQRSIRPGGRNSSGFARQSTEEEIAALYEEHDSLSAEGDRPDRYEYRDTGETFRHMWERNKDNEDERTRHLLKAGISIRLHPHTKGVSNTVDFGAEVDLGNLSQPFTIH; encoded by the coding sequence ATGAAGCCTGTGCGTGTACTGATCGCCCTCAGGATCAGCAACGAGACGGACGCATCCACCTCACTGGAACGGCAGCTCCAGGACTGCATGGCCTACGTGGCCGAGAGGCAACACCTCGGGTGGCAGGTGGTGGGCGTAGCCAGAGACGCTCACATCTCCGCCACCAAGTCCCATCCCTTCGAGAGGCCGGAACTCGGGGAATGGCTGAACAACCGAGCACCGGAATTCGATCTGCTGCTCTTCTGGAAGATGGACAGGTTCGTCCGCAAAGTCGTCGACATGCAGGACATGATCAAATGGGCGACTGCTCACGGCGGCAAGTCCCTGGTTTCAGCCAAGGAACCTGTACTCGACATGGTCGGCCCTCTCCGGCACGTCATCATCGACCTGTTTGCGGCCATCGCGGAGACTGAAGCACAGAACATCTCCATGCGAGTCAAGTCGTTCCAGAGCTACGCCAAGTCCAAGAATGTATGGGCCAAGGGAAACCCTCCCTACGGTTACGAATCCTTCCGTGACACTGACGGAGCAATGAGGCTCCGGGTACGCGAGAACCAGAAGGATGTAATTCGGGAGATTTACAAGCGAGTAGTTGAGGACGGAGAGCCTTACTCGACCATCTGTGATGACTTCAACGCCAGAGGCGTACCGTCCCCTGGAGCCGAGAGGATGTCGAATCGCCGGAAGAACAACGGCGATTCTCCGCCGGTATGGCGGAGTCGCACTCTCACTTCCATTCTGAGGTCTGAAACCATCCTCGGCTGGAAGTGCGAGGAGGTGAAGGTACCCGGAAAGAAGTACGGAGCATCACAGCCGATTCTGAATTCCGAGGGAAAGATCCGTATGGCCGATCCGGTTCTTACAGACGACGAATGGGCCAAGCTCCAGGATGAAATGAATCGGCGCCCCGGAGTTGCCCGTCGCTCTACGAAGAACACGACTGCATATCGTGGAGTTGTACTGTGCGGCGGGTGCGGCAGGAACCTGTATCTCTTCAATCCGGAGAGGCAACAGGGTAAGCCGGTGTACCGCTGCAACAAGTCAGCCAATCGGGATTCCTGCGGTAAGGGCTACGCCTTCCGGGCCGAGAAGGTGAGGGAGATCGTAGGGAAAATGGTCCTTGGAGTCATCGGAGACTTTCCCATGCATGAGCGTCACTACGTCAAGGGCTCGAACAACACTCAGAGACTCCATGAGATTGAGCAGTACGTGACGGAACTCCAGAGGTCCATCCGCCCCGGCGGAAGGAACTCTTCTGGATTTGCCAGGCAGTCCACCGAGGAAGAGATTGCAGCCCTGTACGAGGAACACGACTCCCTCTCGGCCGAAGGCGATAGGCCCGACCGTTACGAGTACCGGGATACCGGGGAAACTTTCCGTCACATGTGGGAGAGGAACAAAGATAATGAAGACGAGAGGACACGTCACCTACTGAAGGCAGGAATCAGTATCCGGCTGCACCCTCACACCAAGGGGGTTTCAAATACCGTCGACTTCGGAGCCGAGGTTGACCTAGGAAATCTGTCTCAGCCCTTCACCATCCACTGA
- a CDS encoding DUF6879 family protein, translating into MLLDGEVWQAKFRDFQSEAWRLETLPEYRVPQEEEEIRAYLAGERIDPHTHSNAYTEDLKRVRREGKSKGRVHIITRPLTTYLQYEFMYYLPHVWAGEDIRIIDVTGRNNPLADVEDFWVFDKREVVLMHYETDGTQISRELYEGDVTAFIEYQRIALAESVPFEEYVKGLDV; encoded by the coding sequence GTGCTCTTGGATGGTGAAGTTTGGCAAGCCAAGTTCCGGGATTTCCAGAGTGAGGCGTGGCGGCTTGAAACGCTGCCCGAGTACAGGGTTCCTCAGGAAGAGGAAGAGATCCGGGCATATCTGGCTGGCGAGCGCATCGACCCTCACACGCACTCCAACGCGTACACCGAGGATCTGAAGAGGGTGCGTCGTGAAGGAAAGAGCAAAGGGCGCGTACACATCATCACCCGCCCTCTGACCACATACCTTCAGTACGAATTCATGTACTACCTGCCGCATGTGTGGGCCGGAGAAGACATCCGAATCATAGACGTGACGGGCCGGAACAACCCCCTGGCCGATGTCGAAGACTTCTGGGTGTTCGACAAAAGGGAAGTCGTCCTCATGCATTACGAGACGGACGGCACGCAGATCAGCCGGGAACTGTACGAGGGTGACGTGACAGCGTTCATCGAATACCAGCGCATCGCACTGGCCGAGTCGGTGCCCTTTGAGGAGTACGTGAAGGGTCTTGACGTTTGA